A region from the uncultured Draconibacterium sp. genome encodes:
- a CDS encoding pectate lyase, translating into MYKKLNTLIGLVLIAVCVNGSDLKKQASTSLEKGINFFYSININGGYLYHVTPDLKIRWGEGLKDENTIEVQPPGTPAVGQSFIRAYRVTKDKTALKAAKEAAYALIQGQNKYGGWEHTINFKNISHKKVSFDDNQCQSAISFLMALDQEIEDTLVLNAVEKAIKLMITAQLDNGAWPHIYPEQGNYHDYATYNDGGINDCVRVMLEAYNYYGNSMEIEKSLKKAIRFIYISQLPPPQSGWAQQYNEFLQPAWARTFEPPSVCPLVTVLNINTLIDLYLVLDDDRLLEPIPDAIRWLKEIRLENGKWARFVELGTNKALYYDRPRIRCETLEDLHPERRTGYRYQLDLEEQLNDSEIRYNKALKLGSKGLWEDEHSVLNKAQITERIEVLSEQVKQVLATQETNGAWITKNDRFKKQMPKGIRWNGQYEVMDRISSEVFNRNIAILCEYIELSNKLEDDFK; encoded by the coding sequence ATGTATAAAAAATTGAATACTTTAATTGGTCTTGTATTAATTGCCGTGTGCGTTAACGGATCAGACTTGAAGAAACAGGCCTCCACTTCGTTAGAAAAGGGTATTAACTTTTTTTATTCCATAAATATTAATGGCGGATACTTGTACCATGTTACTCCCGATTTAAAAATACGTTGGGGTGAAGGGTTAAAGGATGAAAATACCATTGAAGTTCAACCTCCCGGAACACCGGCTGTTGGGCAATCATTCATAAGGGCATACCGGGTTACAAAAGATAAAACTGCTTTAAAAGCGGCAAAAGAAGCGGCTTATGCGCTAATACAAGGACAAAACAAATATGGGGGGTGGGAGCATACCATAAACTTTAAAAATATTAGTCACAAGAAAGTTAGTTTCGACGATAACCAATGTCAGTCGGCCATTAGTTTTCTTATGGCGCTCGACCAGGAGATTGAAGACACACTTGTGTTAAACGCTGTTGAAAAAGCAATTAAATTAATGATTACCGCCCAGCTTGATAATGGAGCCTGGCCTCATATTTATCCTGAACAGGGAAATTATCATGATTATGCAACTTACAACGACGGTGGAATAAACGATTGTGTGAGGGTGATGCTGGAAGCCTACAATTATTACGGAAATAGCATGGAGATTGAAAAGAGCTTGAAAAAAGCAATCCGCTTTATATATATTTCACAATTACCGCCCCCACAATCGGGTTGGGCTCAACAGTACAACGAATTTCTTCAACCAGCCTGGGCTCGTACTTTTGAACCTCCTTCGGTTTGCCCTTTGGTTACGGTATTAAACATAAATACCTTAATTGATTTATACCTTGTTTTGGATGATGATAGATTGTTAGAACCAATTCCCGATGCCATCCGATGGTTAAAAGAAATTAGATTGGAAAATGGAAAGTGGGCAAGGTTTGTAGAATTAGGCACCAATAAGGCACTTTACTACGACAGGCCCAGGATTAGGTGCGAAACACTGGAAGACCTTCATCCTGAACGTCGCACAGGTTACCGCTACCAACTTGATTTGGAAGAACAGTTAAACGATAGTGAAATACGGTACAACAAAGCATTAAAACTTGGCAGTAAAGGTTTGTGGGAGGACGAACATTCAGTACTTAACAAAGCGCAAATTACAGAACGCATAGAAGTACTTTCTGAACAAGTAAAACAAGTGCTGGCTACACAAGAAACCAATGGGGCATGGATTACCAAAAACGATCGGTTTAAAAAACAAATGCCAAAAGGAATAAGGTGGAACGGACAGTACGAGGTGATGGACAGAATTAGCAGCGAAGTTTTCAACCGGAATATTGCCATACTCTGCGAATACATTGAATTAAGTAATAAACTCGAAGATGATTTCAAATAA
- a CDS encoding exo-alpha-sialidase, whose translation MQRIIYTGLILLLVSTGLMAQQIAFPGAEGYGKYAKGGRGGDVYEVTNLNDSGEGSLRAAIEAEGPRTVVFRVSGTIVLDSPLSIRNPYITIAGQTAPGDGITIRRHPINIGADHVIIRYLRVRLGDESGEDYDAISSRYCKHLIVDHVSASWSVDECVSIYHCDSITVQWCIISESMYGSNHIKGHHGFGGIWGSNHGTYHHNLLAHHSSRNPRMASGSGNTDYRNNVIYNWGYQSLYGGEKYQKGNDKFNFSNFNIVANYYKPGPGTKPGEVRYRIANPSFRSEEDHGMWYIAENIIEGNDEVSKNNWNGGVQTKMAFDKIKLERPWKAMPIKQQTTDKAYELVIDGAGAQFPKLDEIDERIINEVRGGYATYEGKSYKKEQEVADKSKITGIIDTQEDVGGWPELKSLPAPEDSDHDGMPDEWEKDRNLNPNDASDGSKDRDGDGFTNLEEYLNGLVSTSIAKINAQSPSKKAIVLEEFVFTDRPTRDCHASTLLELDNGDLLCAWFGGTREGDPDVNLWLARKPKGEKWQKPKSISDGNGNTLFNPVLVKLKSGDIQIYFCSPGIDDGQVITSKDNGKTWSKMKKLPKGFVGPIVNKPIYLEDGTIIAGASLQGDPGKRIHIERSTDDGKTWTKVGPISDPQNTKYQILQPTILVHSQKRLQILARPNQKGADTKLAQSWSEDGGLTWSPVTDATLPNNNSAIDGVTLKDGRHLLVYNHSTREDPIGGRKGRGILTVAISDDGINWEAAAVLEYRTGSVQYSYPAVIQTSDGLIHITYSWHRKQIKHVVLDPNKFETYPIIDGQWPKDKMPWIKSMENEGTGVNSEVLN comes from the coding sequence ATGCAACGAATAATTTATACAGGATTGATACTATTGTTGGTCAGTACAGGTTTAATGGCCCAGCAAATTGCTTTCCCTGGGGCCGAAGGCTATGGAAAATATGCAAAAGGCGGGCGTGGAGGTGACGTCTATGAAGTAACCAACTTAAATGACAGTGGAGAAGGTAGCTTGCGAGCTGCAATTGAAGCAGAAGGCCCTCGAACCGTAGTTTTTAGAGTATCCGGAACGATTGTATTGGATAGTCCGTTAAGTATTCGAAATCCCTACATAACCATTGCCGGGCAAACAGCTCCGGGTGACGGAATTACCATCAGGAGACATCCTATTAATATTGGAGCTGATCATGTTATTATCAGGTATTTGCGGGTTCGCCTGGGCGATGAATCGGGTGAAGATTACGACGCAATATCAAGCAGGTACTGTAAACACCTTATTGTTGATCATGTTTCAGCAAGCTGGAGTGTTGATGAATGTGTATCAATTTATCATTGCGATAGCATAACTGTGCAATGGTGTATCATTTCTGAAAGTATGTATGGCTCCAACCACATCAAAGGGCATCATGGTTTTGGAGGCATTTGGGGGTCAAATCATGGTACGTATCACCATAATTTGTTAGCTCACCACTCAAGTCGAAACCCTCGTATGGCATCTGGTTCAGGTAATACTGACTACCGTAATAATGTCATTTACAACTGGGGGTATCAAAGTCTTTATGGAGGCGAAAAATATCAAAAAGGAAATGATAAGTTTAATTTTTCAAATTTTAACATCGTCGCCAATTATTATAAACCAGGCCCTGGAACGAAGCCGGGTGAAGTAAGATACCGAATAGCAAATCCTTCTTTTAGAAGCGAAGAAGACCACGGCATGTGGTACATTGCCGAAAATATTATCGAAGGGAATGACGAAGTTTCCAAAAACAACTGGAATGGAGGTGTGCAAACAAAAATGGCTTTTGATAAAATCAAACTGGAAAGGCCGTGGAAAGCGATGCCAATTAAACAGCAAACGACAGATAAAGCTTATGAACTTGTAATTGATGGTGCAGGAGCACAATTTCCAAAATTAGATGAAATTGATGAACGGATTATTAATGAGGTTCGTGGAGGATATGCAACTTACGAGGGTAAAAGCTATAAAAAGGAACAAGAGGTTGCCGACAAAAGTAAAATTACCGGAATTATTGATACACAGGAAGATGTTGGTGGATGGCCCGAACTAAAATCTTTGCCGGCTCCAGAAGATTCAGATCATGATGGAATGCCTGATGAATGGGAAAAGGACAGGAATCTAAATCCAAATGATGCTTCAGATGGAAGTAAAGACCGCGATGGTGACGGATTTACCAATCTGGAAGAATACCTCAACGGACTTGTTTCAACAAGTATTGCTAAAATCAATGCCCAATCACCATCAAAAAAAGCCATTGTTTTAGAGGAATTTGTTTTTACCGACCGCCCAACCCGCGATTGCCATGCTTCAACTTTGTTGGAACTGGATAATGGCGACTTGCTTTGCGCTTGGTTTGGAGGAACAAGAGAAGGCGACCCGGATGTAAATCTTTGGTTAGCGCGTAAACCCAAAGGCGAAAAGTGGCAGAAACCCAAAAGTATTTCCGATGGAAATGGAAATACGTTATTTAACCCGGTTTTGGTTAAACTAAAAAGCGGCGATATCCAGATTTATTTCTGCAGCCCCGGAATTGATGACGGGCAGGTAATTACATCAAAAGATAATGGAAAAACCTGGAGTAAAATGAAAAAACTTCCAAAAGGATTTGTTGGGCCAATCGTCAACAAACCAATTTATTTGGAAGACGGAACGATCATCGCAGGGGCAAGTTTGCAGGGCGATCCGGGTAAACGAATTCACATTGAACGAAGTACCGATGATGGTAAAACCTGGACAAAAGTCGGTCCAATAAGCGACCCTCAAAATACAAAGTATCAAATTCTACAACCTACCATTCTTGTTCATTCGCAAAAGCGTTTGCAAATACTTGCACGTCCAAACCAAAAAGGTGCAGACACAAAGCTTGCACAAAGCTGGTCTGAGGATGGCGGTTTAACCTGGTCGCCGGTTACAGATGCTACTTTGCCAAACAACAATTCAGCAATCGATGGTGTAACACTAAAAGACGGTCGTCACCTGCTGGTTTACAACCACTCAACCCGCGAAGACCCGATAGGTGGACGCAAAGGGCGTGGAATACTGACAGTTGCAATTTCAGACGATGGAATTAACTGGGAAGCGGCAGCTGTTCTTGAATACCGTACCGGCTCGGTGCAATATTCCTACCCGGCTGTAATTCAAACCAGCGATGGATTAATTCATATCACCTATTCGTGGCACAGGAAACAAATTAAACATGTGGTTCTCGATCCAAACAAATTTGAAACCTATCCGATAATTGACGGGCAATGGCCAAAAGATAAAATGCCCTGGATAAAAAGCATGGAGAACGAAGGGACAGGTGTGAATAGTGAAGTATTAAATTAG
- a CDS encoding ATP-binding protein: MKLLNHTLFFLSAILFVTIGLWAVLFYSQLLNHVKTSVDEGLSDYKIVIIDNLKNDTLIIQNQEFGKNKYIVTEVEEDYALKVIDTYKDTLIYSPLKQNSFEARVLTTAFVADNGKYYEMKVLSQELNRAKLINKLLVSLASMFLFLLLSTYLVNTLTLKKTWKPFYQVLDYLNDFRLDKRLPARQMGPTKIKEFVLLNNSVKNLIDTNIKIFESQKHFIENVSHEMQTPLAIGIHKLEVLAENEGLTEKQLQNIGDIIDTFKRLSGLNKSLLLLSKIKNKQFLSKDDIAFSDLFNRTISNLADIIEFWGIELKVSIEQDFIFAMNKDLAEIMVVNLVKNAMIHNHTNGEIKISLTSNSFVIENTGNESSIPSDRIFQRFNKNVNNKNSTGLGLAIVKAIADVSDLSVSYSYEKRHIFKVSKRFV; encoded by the coding sequence ATGAAGCTCTTAAACCATACGCTTTTCTTTCTTTCTGCAATTTTATTTGTAACAATAGGCTTATGGGCCGTTTTGTTTTACTCTCAACTTTTAAATCATGTAAAAACTTCTGTTGACGAGGGATTATCTGATTATAAAATTGTTATAATTGATAACCTGAAAAATGATACCCTGATAATTCAAAACCAAGAGTTTGGTAAAAATAAATACATTGTAACAGAAGTAGAAGAAGACTATGCCCTAAAAGTAATCGACACGTATAAAGACACCTTGATTTATTCGCCTCTTAAGCAAAATAGCTTCGAGGCCAGAGTACTAACAACTGCCTTTGTTGCAGATAATGGTAAATATTACGAAATGAAAGTTCTTTCACAAGAACTGAACAGGGCGAAATTAATTAACAAACTTCTTGTTTCACTTGCCTCGATGTTTTTGTTTTTATTACTAAGTACCTACCTGGTAAATACGCTGACCTTAAAAAAAACATGGAAACCTTTTTACCAGGTTTTGGATTATTTAAATGATTTTAGATTAGATAAACGATTGCCTGCAAGACAAATGGGACCCACAAAAATTAAAGAATTCGTATTGCTAAACAATTCGGTTAAAAACTTGATTGATACCAATATTAAAATTTTTGAGAGTCAAAAACACTTTATCGAGAATGTTTCGCACGAAATGCAAACCCCTCTGGCAATTGGTATTCATAAATTGGAAGTTTTGGCCGAAAATGAGGGTTTAACAGAGAAGCAACTTCAAAATATTGGAGATATCATCGATACCTTTAAGCGGCTGTCAGGATTAAATAAATCATTGCTACTTCTTTCAAAAATTAAAAACAAACAATTTTTGTCGAAAGATGATATTGCATTCAGTGATTTATTCAATAGGACTATTAGTAACCTCGCGGACATTATTGAATTTTGGGGAATTGAATTAAAGGTTAGCATTGAGCAAGATTTTATTTTTGCTATGAATAAGGATTTGGCTGAAATTATGGTGGTTAACCTCGTTAAAAATGCGATGATCCATAATCATACAAATGGAGAAATTAAAATTAGCCTGACTTCAAACTCGTTTGTTATTGAGAATACGGGAAATGAAAGTTCAATCCCTTCTGATAGAATTTTTCAGCGATTCAACAAAAATGTGAATAATAAAAATTCAACCGGACTTGGCTTAGCTATTGTAAAAGCTATTGCTGATGTGTCTGATTTAAGTGTTAGTTACAGCTATGAGAAACGACATATATTTAAAGTAAGCAAACGTTTTGTCTAA
- a CDS encoding aldo/keto reductase, with translation MINGITDCTTLNNGLKMPWLGFGVFQITDGNEVVSSVKEALSVGYRSIDTAAVYNNETGVGKAIKESGIAREDIFLTTKVWNSEQRKSRTLPAFEESLERLQTDYVDLYLIHWPVDGFYIETWKAMEEIYKSGRAKSIGVSNFMDYHLDDLLPNCEVVPAVNQIEYHPYLVMSDLYDYCNSRDIRIEAWSPLMQGHIINVEPLQKLAEKYGKTPAQITLRWNIQKGVVTIPKSVQPQRILENAQIFDFEISFADMKVIDALDSGKRFGPDPNNFNF, from the coding sequence ATGATAAACGGAATTACAGATTGCACCACCCTGAATAACGGACTAAAAATGCCCTGGCTTGGATTTGGCGTTTTTCAGATAACAGATGGCAACGAGGTTGTTTCTTCGGTGAAAGAAGCCTTATCGGTGGGATACCGCAGTATTGATACGGCTGCAGTATACAATAACGAAACAGGCGTTGGAAAAGCCATTAAAGAAAGCGGAATTGCACGTGAGGATATTTTCCTGACAACCAAAGTCTGGAATTCGGAGCAACGAAAAAGCCGCACATTACCTGCATTTGAAGAAAGTCTGGAAAGATTGCAGACCGATTATGTTGACCTTTATTTGATACACTGGCCCGTTGACGGATTTTACATTGAAACCTGGAAGGCAATGGAGGAAATATATAAATCCGGCCGAGCCAAATCAATAGGTGTAAGTAATTTTATGGATTACCATCTCGACGACCTTTTACCCAATTGTGAGGTTGTTCCGGCTGTAAACCAGATTGAATATCATCCTTATTTGGTGATGTCTGATTTGTATGATTATTGTAACTCCCGCGATATTCGTATTGAAGCATGGAGTCCATTGATGCAAGGGCACATTATTAATGTTGAACCCTTGCAAAAATTAGCTGAAAAATATGGGAAAACACCGGCTCAAATAACGCTGCGTTGGAATATTCAAAAAGGGGTGGTAACCATTCCTAAATCAGTACAACCACAACGGATTTTAGAAAATGCTCAAATCTTTGATTTCGAGATTTCTTTTGCCGACATGAAGGTAATTGATGCATTGGATTCAGGGAAACGTTTTGGGCCTGATCCAAACAACTTTAATTTCTAA
- a CDS encoding PepSY-like domain-containing protein — translation MKRFSLLFLFCFSLTVSTFAQKIDQNNVPAVVLNAFHLKFPHATNTYWKIEKGNYRIKFKVNSKSNELLMDHKGSMLKHMQDLYLSEVPKAVLKTIGSMAPYYDIHDADLTEEGEEITYEIKFENEGNDNIFWINEKGKLIKFRKELDQKDIPIDILNTITSRFASFDYDRAKYLEEGNLKFYIIRGEIENYDCIWTIDIKKNVLKYEQDLKHSEIPSAIVNARKMLYEGYETLDADRIEENGKVSYVLRLKKSRNSIYVTFNSAGKVMSVR, via the coding sequence ATGAAACGATTTTCTCTTCTGTTTTTATTCTGCTTCAGTTTAACTGTTAGTACTTTTGCTCAGAAAATTGACCAAAATAACGTGCCGGCAGTTGTATTAAATGCTTTTCATTTAAAATTCCCACATGCCACCAACACCTACTGGAAAATAGAAAAAGGGAATTATCGTATAAAATTTAAAGTAAATAGTAAATCGAACGAACTGTTGATGGACCACAAGGGAAGCATGCTTAAACACATGCAGGATTTGTACTTAAGCGAAGTTCCAAAGGCTGTTTTAAAAACAATTGGCTCAATGGCTCCGTACTACGATATTCACGATGCTGACCTAACCGAAGAAGGGGAGGAAATAACCTATGAAATAAAATTCGAAAACGAAGGAAACGATAACATTTTTTGGATTAACGAGAAGGGTAAATTAATAAAATTCAGAAAGGAGTTAGACCAAAAAGACATCCCAATTGATATATTAAATACAATTACCTCAAGGTTTGCATCATTCGATTACGACAGAGCAAAATACCTGGAAGAAGGCAACTTAAAGTTTTATATAATTCGAGGAGAAATAGAAAATTACGATTGTATATGGACGATTGATATTAAGAAAAATGTTCTCAAGTACGAGCAGGATTTAAAACATTCAGAAATTCCTTCTGCTATAGTAAATGCCCGAAAGATGTTGTATGAAGGGTATGAAACCCTGGACGCCGACAGAATTGAGGAAAATGGAAAAGTCAGCTATGTACTTCGTCTAAAAAAATCCAGAAATAGTATTTATGTTACTTTTAACTCCGCAGGAAAGGTTATGTCTGTGAGGTAG
- a CDS encoding glycoside hydrolase family 28 protein, whose amino-acid sequence MNIKFLIIVVFALGLAAIANAQMPENIEPFKTPFGEFNFKKPVFPDVTVNIKDYGAKEGGTIKNTEAINRAITELAAKGGGKVIVPAGKWLTGPIVLLSNINLHLQEDAELVFSQEFTDYLPAVLTNWEGSEVYSYSPFIYAFEQDNIAITGKGVLNGQGKPWWEQRNTEGFWKSNALLKEMNENEVPLNERRFGSLERFLPPVFFGPLYCKNILLEGVTFRYGAFWTINPSFCENLMVRGVYVLTNGEYGDCPNGDGINPNSCKNVLIEYNTLDTGDDCITIKSGRNKDGRRIAMPCKNILIRHNKGLQGHGGIVIGSEMSGGVENVYAHNCRFNGTDRVIRIKTARGRGGYVRNCWFKNISADTIEREAIRINMMYTGGDRLPAQEVTSGTPVIENIHYENVSCDFAKRNVVQIIGIPEMPVKNVSLKNIRLGGNLGVEVVDAQDISFENLSVSNKTGSFAKISFSSNISMENVEVLKTEPGKTPFVFNTVSGANLLNVKHNLSRELVKITGESENIKIDDKISKEQIREIE is encoded by the coding sequence ATGAATATAAAATTTTTAATAATAGTTGTATTTGCCCTTGGACTGGCAGCAATTGCTAATGCCCAAATGCCCGAAAATATCGAACCCTTTAAAACACCATTTGGCGAGTTTAATTTTAAAAAACCGGTTTTCCCTGATGTAACGGTTAATATAAAAGATTATGGTGCTAAAGAAGGGGGCACTATAAAAAATACCGAAGCCATTAATAGAGCCATTACTGAGCTTGCCGCAAAAGGTGGCGGAAAAGTTATCGTTCCGGCCGGAAAATGGCTGACTGGCCCAATTGTGTTGCTTAGCAATATTAACTTGCACCTGCAGGAAGATGCAGAATTGGTTTTTAGTCAGGAGTTTACCGACTACCTGCCGGCAGTACTAACCAATTGGGAAGGCTCTGAGGTGTATTCTTATTCGCCATTTATTTACGCTTTTGAACAGGACAATATTGCAATTACCGGCAAAGGAGTACTTAACGGGCAAGGCAAACCCTGGTGGGAACAACGCAATACCGAAGGTTTTTGGAAAAGCAATGCCCTGCTAAAAGAAATGAATGAAAACGAAGTGCCTTTAAATGAAAGACGTTTTGGCAGTTTAGAGCGCTTTTTACCTCCTGTTTTTTTTGGCCCTTTATACTGTAAAAATATTTTGCTCGAAGGTGTTACATTCAGGTATGGTGCTTTTTGGACCATTAATCCCAGTTTTTGCGAAAACCTAATGGTTAGAGGCGTTTATGTGTTAACCAATGGCGAGTATGGCGACTGTCCTAATGGCGATGGTATAAATCCAAACTCATGTAAAAATGTTTTGATTGAGTACAATACGCTGGATACCGGTGATGATTGTATAACCATAAAATCAGGAAGAAATAAAGATGGAAGGCGAATTGCAATGCCCTGCAAAAATATTCTGATACGCCATAACAAGGGCCTTCAGGGGCATGGCGGTATTGTTATTGGCAGCGAAATGTCGGGTGGGGTAGAAAATGTGTATGCCCACAACTGCCGCTTTAATGGTACCGACCGCGTTATCCGGATTAAAACAGCGCGTGGAAGAGGCGGTTATGTGCGCAACTGCTGGTTTAAAAACATATCAGCAGATACCATTGAACGCGAAGCCATTCGCATAAACATGATGTACACCGGGGGTGATAGGCTGCCGGCGCAGGAAGTAACAAGCGGAACGCCTGTTATAGAAAATATTCATTACGAAAATGTAAGCTGCGATTTTGCCAAACGTAACGTAGTGCAAATAATTGGTATTCCTGAAATGCCGGTGAAAAACGTTAGTTTAAAAAATATTCGTTTGGGTGGTAACCTGGGCGTTGAGGTAGTAGATGCACAAGATATCTCTTTCGAAAACCTGTCGGTTTCGAACAAAACAGGATCGTTTGCAAAAATTTCATTCAGCAGTAACATCAGCATGGAAAATGTGGAGGTTCTTAAAACAGAGCCGGGGAAAACGCCATTTGTTTTTAATACTGTATCAGGGGCAAACCTACTCAATGTTAAACATAATCTGAGTAGAGAATTGGTGAAAATAACCGGAGAATCTGAGAATATTAAAATTGATGACAAGATCTCGAAAGAACAGATTCGTGAAATAGAATAA
- a CDS encoding response regulator transcription factor yields the protein MKILLIEDEPEIRELIRNFLKSENYLVEEAVDYRSALDKIVSYDYDCMLLDIMLPDGNGLSLLRELSKLDKTDGVIIISAKNSIDDKVKGLELGADDYLTKPFHMAELNARIKSVLRRKNGDSNRFVEIQNVKISFDERLTLVNDQVLDLNRKEFDILVFLVMNKNRIVSKSAIAENIWGDYIDQADDFDFIYSQVKNLRKKLRTYQAQIEINTVYGIGYKLTTK from the coding sequence ATGAAGATTCTATTAATTGAAGATGAACCGGAAATAAGAGAATTAATTCGTAATTTTTTGAAGAGCGAGAATTACCTGGTAGAAGAGGCCGTTGATTACAGAAGTGCTTTGGATAAAATTGTATCCTACGATTATGATTGTATGCTTCTTGATATTATGTTGCCCGATGGAAACGGTTTATCCTTGTTAAGAGAATTGTCGAAACTGGATAAAACGGATGGTGTAATTATTATTTCAGCTAAAAATTCAATCGACGATAAAGTGAAAGGACTTGAACTTGGTGCAGACGATTATCTTACCAAGCCCTTCCATATGGCCGAGTTAAATGCCCGCATAAAGTCGGTGCTACGACGAAAAAATGGAGACAGCAACAGGTTTGTTGAAATTCAGAATGTGAAAATTAGTTTTGACGAAAGACTTACGCTTGTTAACGATCAGGTTCTAGATCTTAATCGAAAAGAGTTTGATATCCTGGTTTTTCTCGTCATGAATAAAAACAGAATTGTTAGCAAATCGGCTATTGCAGAGAACATTTGGGGCGATTACATAGACCAGGCCGACGATTTTGATTTTATTTATTCGCAGGTGAAAAACCTAAGAAAAAAGTTGCGCACTTATCAGGCGCAAATTGAAATTAACACGGTGTATGGAATTGGTTACAAATTAACTACCAAATGA
- a CDS encoding pectate lyase, which produces MKKIFLIIIVQLIAVLACSSQQLAFPGAEGFGAYAKGGRGGEVLYVTNLNDSGPGSLRWAVEQEGPRTVVFAVSGNIDLKERLNIENPNITIAGQTAPGDGICIRGETVRIAASDVVIRYIRVRLGDGMHGQGSLQGKDAISISEGENIIVDHCSGSWSLDEILSASTKFPTLNKVTVQWCFITEGLNPDNHGYGSLIRGTGGAKYSYIYNLYANNRGRNPRPGNYDVNPHVKDPEGFLLDFSNNVIYNWGGGKAGYNNDKRSITKLNYENNYLIPGHDSENNGIAYTTGSPFNKSYFAGNYYDGECPDDQWSLVGFRDSWSKSEIAAYKQTKPFNCGTVTRTDARTSYKQVLESGGATLPKRDAVDKRIVTAVKNRTGKIIKSQNDVGGWPELKSLPAPLDSDKDGIPDKWEKQNKLDPDNPDDGNKLGKDGYTMLENYLNQIK; this is translated from the coding sequence ATGAAAAAAATATTTCTAATAATTATAGTACAATTGATAGCAGTTTTAGCTTGCTCTTCACAACAACTCGCATTTCCCGGAGCCGAAGGTTTTGGGGCTTATGCAAAAGGAGGCCGAGGAGGAGAAGTTTTATACGTAACAAACCTGAACGACAGTGGCCCAGGTAGTTTACGCTGGGCTGTTGAACAGGAAGGGCCCCGAACTGTCGTATTCGCCGTTTCAGGAAACATCGACCTAAAAGAGAGACTGAATATTGAAAATCCGAACATAACAATTGCCGGACAAACAGCTCCTGGCGATGGAATTTGCATCCGTGGAGAGACGGTGCGTATTGCAGCCAGCGATGTAGTGATTCGTTATATCCGCGTACGACTTGGTGATGGAATGCATGGGCAGGGAAGCCTGCAGGGAAAAGATGCCATCTCAATTAGCGAGGGCGAGAATATTATTGTGGATCATTGTTCCGGAAGTTGGAGCCTCGATGAAATACTTTCAGCCTCAACAAAATTTCCTACCCTTAATAAAGTAACTGTTCAATGGTGTTTTATTACCGAAGGATTAAATCCCGACAATCATGGATACGGTTCGTTAATACGTGGCACAGGTGGTGCCAAATACAGTTACATCTACAACCTGTACGCCAACAACCGTGGTCGGAATCCACGCCCGGGAAACTACGATGTAAATCCACACGTTAAAGATCCGGAAGGTTTTTTACTCGACTTCAGCAATAATGTAATTTACAATTGGGGAGGTGGAAAAGCCGGTTACAATAACGATAAACGAAGTATTACAAAGTTGAATTATGAAAACAATTACCTAATTCCGGGTCATGACTCAGAAAATAATGGAATTGCATATACAACCGGATCGCCTTTTAATAAAAGCTATTTTGCCGGGAATTATTACGATGGTGAATGCCCTGACGACCAATGGAGTTTAGTTGGTTTCAGAGATAGCTGGAGTAAAAGCGAAATTGCAGCATACAAACAAACAAAACCTTTTAATTGTGGAACAGTTACCAGAACTGATGCACGTACATCATATAAGCAGGTACTCGAAAGCGGTGGGGCAACCCTACCCAAACGCGATGCTGTTGACAAGCGTATTGTAACGGCTGTTAAGAACCGTACCGGTAAAATTATTAAAAGCCAAAATGATGTTGGTGGCTGGCCCGAATTAAAATCACTTCCGGCTCCGCTTGATTCCGATAAAGACGGTATACCCGATAAATGGGAGAAGCAAAATAAGCTTGATCCTGACAATCCTGATGATGGAAATAAACTCGGCAAGGATGGTTACACCATGTTGGAAAACTATTTGAATCAGATAAAATAA